In the genome of Thunnus thynnus chromosome 6, fThuThy2.1, whole genome shotgun sequence, the window ATTGCGGCTGCAATTGGGAGACGTCAAAATGAAATTCAAGCATTCATCTGTGAGATTAATGCATTTCAACCTGTTACTTTGCTGTAGGACTACGCTTTTGCAATCAATAATAATGTACAATTAAAGCCTCTGACTGCATTTTTACCAGATTTGAAGAAGAATATTGAATATACTCACGATACTATAAGTTGCATTGAATCAATTCGAACTATTAAATACTACACAGCTTTGCAGGGCTGCACCACACAAGACTGGCTTGGCATGAACCTCAGAACTCTTATACTCGACCTAACTCAATAACAGAGCACTTAACTGTACGCCTGAGCACTAGACTGAAGTATTTTACTACTCAAGAGGAAAATATCTTATAAAAAATTATGTATAAGCAACaatgtaaataatgttatttttgatGTTCATGAATAAAGGTGTATTGGAAACATAATCATAGTTGTTACTGTGAAAGACAATCTAAAGTGGTATTGCTTGAACTGTGCAGACAGTTTGTTATTTTGACATCAGATTGTGAGGACATGCAGAGCTGTGACGGTTGATGCTTGATTACAGAGGTTAATGTCAAGGTCTTTCTGGGCTATGCTCAGGATTGTAATATTGATGCAGGTTTTGCAAAATGTGTAACTAACGGCCAAGGTCTGCAGGACTtagatttctttatttttcctgtcCTTAAATGATGACGAAGGTAGTgctaaaaaacagacaaaacatttcaagTGGAATCATATTTAGTCTAGTCAACTTGAAACTGTTAGGTGACCCTGAAAATAGCCCAGTGCTTCCCTTCCTGAGTCTtatatttgaaaagttttgttCCAACATGAGCTATCCtttatttataaattattaCTGTGATGTTATCTTGGTCTGCTGTCATGAAATACTGAATGATACATTTCAGTTAAGTGGATAAACATGACGTGAGCCAGTCAATGTATCACACAACGACTTGTTTTTTCCCGTTACCTCAGGGTGACTTTCAGTACCTCCCAGTGATGTGAGATGCTTGAATTGTTTAGTATTTGCAGTACAATGGCCTTCGTGTTGTTGTCTACATTCCAATGAATCTGTACTTGCTGTTACCTCTTCTACTACTTCATGACAAGGGTGGTACCTCCAGCACCCGTAGCGTTGTCCCCTCCACAAAGCAGTACGTGCCATAGAAAATACAATCAATGTGCCCCCTCCAGTCTGTAGTCACAGTGCAGAAATACAGTGTTAGATTCTTGTTTTGCTCATTGAACTTTTGTTCTTGTATTTCTTGCTGCATTTCATGTCTGGATTCAAATAAAAACGAGAAATCTTTGAAATCTCTTTATTATCAtatgttgtttattatttttgattgtGTATTTCACATTATGGCAGGGATGAGAATGAGTGTAATCAACTACACAACTGTGCGAAATTCAAGATCAGtgtttttcatcttcttctcaTAGTCTTCATCGAATTGTTCATTCTGTTCAACAGTGAAATGATTCCTCCAGTCACCAACTTTTCCTGTAAAAGCATCAATAAAATTTAAAAGCTGTcgtttttctctttcttacttAACAGTATTTATGTCTCATGCAAACATGAAGGCAAACGTGTCTAACCTTTGCGCATGAAAGGAGATATCTTAAAGTCAAAGACTTCATCATTGGAGCCGTTCAccatcttgtttttcttcatgttgtcaAACAGAACTTTTTCTATCACTTGCTTCTTCAGCTCCTCGGAGGGAGACAGTCCCAGAAACGAGCACAGCCGACTCAGTTCTCGCTCAGTATcctacaaaaagaaaacaagcgTGATCTTGTGCTTGTGTAGTCTCAATCCCACAGACAGTCATTTCAATGCTCACCTCAATCAGATCCTCATAGAACAAGTAGAGGATATTAGAACTGGTCTTTTTCTTCTCCCACCACACTCTCACATGTTCGTACCAGGAACCAAACACCACTGTGAGATAACAGGAACACAAATCAGAGGTATTACGTGTTTACTCATTCATAAGTGTTAGAAATGTAAGTTATTTCCTCATAATTTACTTTGCCCCTCAATGAATCTCTGGAGGAAGCTGTTCCAGTCTCCGGGCTCAGGCTGGACCTTGTTCATGCGATCAAAGTGGAAGTAGGACACTGCACTGTCCTTGGCATTGCGGGCCACGTAGATAATCTGCAACCAGAGAGAAATCAGAGGGAAATGCTGCACAAGCATGAAGAGCTCCAGGCTTACgttgaaaattaatttgcaataTACCTTAGAGTTCTGCTCCCAGAAAGACTTCGGAATGAACTGGACTGGCAGGTGCGTCTTGATAATGCGTGGAGAGGTGGTTAACTTATTCAGCTCATCCACTCCTGATACAGAAGAGTGTGATGTTACCagaatgaaaaatgacactgaCTTACTGCATCTGCTTTTTAATGAACTTGCCTGATGGGAACCCAGGCATTTGTAACTCCAGGAATGGCACTCTCTCATGGAGAGAGACTGACTCCTGACGTTCAGATGACATCTGGCTGAAGTACAGAAGGTCAAGGACGTAGGACACCCATGTGTTTCCTTGGAAATTCAAAGAAAGATGTCTTATAGCAGTTGAAACAGATGCATCAACAAAAGCGAACACATACTGccacaaaatgttacaataatgtattgtgtaaaaaaaaaaaaaaaaaaagctcactgACATACGTTAAAACCCCACCTGCTTTTGGATAAGTGGCTAAGAGAATATCATCTGGTCTGGCTTTGAAGTTCTGTACGTTGTCCCAGTTGTCAGTGAAGTATTTGGTCATGGAGACTCCATGGAAGTCAAACAGCGTAGGCCGAGGTGGCAGCGCCATCTGTGAGAATGGCAGATTTTTCAATGGCAGAAGTTTCTCCAAATGAGTTGCAGTTAGACTGATATCTAACATGAGCAGTACACTTATCAAACATGTTCatattcaacatgttttttgatAAGATAAGAGGAATGGGCACACCCAGACAGATAAAAGGCTATTTTACTTATTCTCCTGAGTAGCAGACCTACAAAGAACTGCGAACAAAGCGATTCAAGTCTCTCTGATCACCATCTCCTTTTTAtattctccctctctgcttgtTTAACACCTGGTGATATATTTtggcacaaaacacacacaaacactcagagaTTCCTTCAAGTGTTCCTCTCATGAGTTGGAACACTTGGAATCTCCAATTTTTGATGATTATTACTTACAGCttcataaaaatactcaatatGTTAGTTTCTGTGATTTTAATATTATGTAATTATAAATTACATGATTGAAGAAAGTTTCAGGGTGAGTGATTGGTTTGTTGTAGTTAGTTAgatgacaaatgacaaacagtcaaaatgcaaacatgGTCTGTTAATGTTTTACTGGGCAGTTACATGAGATAACACAGTGTTAGCTATATGTAATAACAACAAATTAAACTTCTTTACTTGGACTCACAATCTATCAACAGAAAACATGACATATCTTAAAAGCCCAAACAAGccataaataatatatataaactcAAATGCATTAGCTCACCTGCAAATGTCTTtcacttatgtgtgtgtgtgtcaaaaggGCAAAGTCAACTCTTTATCTGACACACTGTGCATCTCGTGTTACAGGATGTGCCAGATAGTTCacgcacacaacacacaaacatgcacacacacacacaccccacacacacactcacacacacacacttattagataaaaaatctgagaaatgggtacaaaaaagatgaatatcataaataaaagattaataTCACATGAATATCATTTTCAATTAATGTCCAATAAATAATTGATATGAAACCACAATAGCCTTGCTATCTACTCAGTGTGACTAACAGTGGGGACTCAGTGTTAATGATGGTGCCCACTGTTAGCAGACGTCTTTGCTTTGCCCTCCTGACATGAACACTGTTTAGTATTTTATGACCTGTTGCTCGGTCAAGTCAGgattgctgcttttttttgcacaatacTATGCTGTGCAATACTTCAACTTATATGTAACTTATAtactttgtgattttaatttttaaaatttaaaattgtaattttatttaactctttttttgttttttgtgaagGGCGGACTAGCAAAGTAAGAATTTCATTGTATGGTGTAACAGCCCATGTTTACTGTgcacatgataataaacttcttgaatcttgaatcttgaatccaAACTGCAGAGATATTAAACATCCTTAGTCGAGCTCAGAGCTAATAACCATGACACCAGATCACAGGAGATGTTGGCTTTAAAAGTTCCTCATACAAACTCTGAACTGGGGAAGACTGGTTTTTGGTACTATGCACCTTAGTACTGGAATGAGACACTTGTTCCTCTGAGGGACTTTAAAGTTCTATTAGCTGatattcttcattttatttattattttatttgtcagggacagTGCTTATTGATgaacgtatatatatatatacatatatatgttaaTGAGCCAAAGTTAGCCTAAAAGACAaaattttcatctgttgttcCTGGTCAGATATTAAAAGGCATCCTAAAACTAAAATCACATAtgttagaaaacaaaaagataagatttttataaacacaacatatgagagcaagaaagaaagagtcaGCAAAATGGAAAAAGATGAATCACAGAAAACAACTGATCAATGATTTCAATGAGCCACATCTTCAGCCGGCCTGTGAAAGTGTGATGTGTAAGAATTTCCTTGATGTGCACGGGAAGTGAGTTCCAGTGTTTAGTTGCAATGTGATTGTGATTGTTTTAAgtagtgtgtctgtgagtgtgtatgatgATTCTTTTGTGATTGTGATGTAAATTATCTTATTGTGATCCTGTGTATATTTAACCTGTTTTCAAGTCTCTCTCGCAAAAAAGATTTTGATCTCAGTGAGATTTTCCGAATAAATAAGgcttaataataattatttctTACTATTTAGATTTTAACTTTGTGCACAGTCTGCTACTGATGGTAGTGTTAGGATTCATTTACTTATTGATATTTCtgtaaatgctgtttttatgttgacTGGTCGACATGATCTGCAACACTGAGGCAATGAAGTCAACACAGAAGACGATATCCAAGTTCTCTTGTGCCCCCGATGCGACTCGCTGCAAAGTTTATCTAATTTGAACTCTTTTACTGGATGGCCTCAGTAAAGAGCAGTCAAtgaagatatataaaaataaaaataataataaataacaataaagtaAATACACTTTAGTCCAACTGATTTCCTCAAATCAATGTCATGTAATGCAGTAATGTAATTCCCAAATATAGTAATATCCCATTTAATGTCaatcaaatgtataaaaaaagtCTGATTATCATCAGTCAGCATCACTAAAATGAGAAATACTCCACACTGATTAGGTAATATTCCTGTCAATCAAATTTTACATCTGACTCAGTGGCATCAACATTATTATCTTATTAATCGCTTATCATTTCAGGACTTCATTATGCACTTTTTTGCACTAAACGTTAGTACGAAATTGCAGTGTCGGATTCTTCATTTTCTGCTTGTAGTCCTCATCAAACAGTTCATTCTGGGCCACAGTGAAATGGTTTTTCCAGTCACCAACTTTCCctggagaagcagagagaaTCATTCAGATGTCATAAAGAATTCAGGGATAAATGATTTAAGCTGATTTTGGtgccaaacaaaaaaaaaaatctatacaaGGACTCTCAGTAGACATTTCTCTGTACCTTTTCTCATGAAAGGAGACACCTTGTGATTCATAAATTCAACGGTGGAATagttgttcattttgttttctttcatggTGTCAAACTTCACTCCAGTCATGACTCTTTCCTTCTCCTCAGCTGAGGGAGACAAACCAAGGAAGGAACAGAGTCTGTCTATCTCTCGTCCAGAGTCCTGCATGCATTAAAGAATCTCAGCGTTAGTCTTGTGATGCAGAAATCAAGGATACATCGTGATTGTCTTTCTGACCAACAACTTGAAATGTTATATTATTCTTGACACATCTCTGTACAACACTTTTCTATACAACGTACTAAACATCTATATGTTAAAAGAAGTCTGACGTGTTGAAAAATACGCTAATTAGCCGAgcgttagatgagaagatcgataccactctcatgtctgtgcaatGTATATGAAGCTGGAGTCaggagacggttagcttagcttagcataaagactagaaacatagggaaacagctagccgaCCAATCcatctaccagcacctctaaagctcagtaatcagcacatcttgtttgttaaattcgtacaaaaactaaaatgtaaaaacaacccATGGTATTATGGGGGATTATTAGCCCAGCTCTTTCTTGGTGCAGTGTAGTGACTCGTAGTGACTACAGGAaggagccaggctagctgttttcccctgctcctagtcttaatgctaagctgaCTTAACTGTCTCTTGGCTTTAGAGTCATATTTATTAATCTAACTcatggcaagaaagcaaataagagtatttcctaaaatatgaaacattttccAATATAAATGCCACCACTGAACAAAGACAGGTGGTTATTGAGGTCACAATTGATTTAACATGGTCGAAACAACTTTTCACAGCTCACCTCAATCAGATCTTCATAGAACATATAATGAAGTTTTGTGTGAGTCTGTTTCTTCTCCCACCAGTTGTTCACATGGTCATACCACGGTCCAAACACCACTAAAgccacagaaaaacacattaaggAACATATCGAAAATGAGTGGAAAATTAAGCCTCGTTTACACTACAACTACTATTAAACTCACTCTTTCCCTCCATGAAATCCTGTAGAAATGTGCTCCAGTCTCCTGGTTCTGGCTGGAGACTGTTCATGCGGCCAAAGTGGTAATAGGACACTGCACAGTCCTTGGCATTACGGGCCACATAGACTATCtacacaagagaaaaaaacaaaatttaaagcTATCTGAATCAGAATCAAGTGAGGTGTTTGTGAATTTACAGGCAACATGGCTTGTACCTTGTTGTTCTGCTCCCAGAAGGACTTTGGCACAAACTGGACTGGTAGATGAGTTTTAATGAGACGAGGTGTGGTGGGGAGCTGGTCTGCCAAGTCTTTTCCTTTATGAAGAGAAGGATAATTCAGTGGTAGATAAGAGTTGTTTAATACCAGAGAACAACATGACTTATAGCCAACACAGTTGTGAGGTGCTTCTGAGACATTTCACTTGGCTAAATGAATTTACACACTGAAAAGCTGGTGATAAAAACATTGTTAGAAGGAACATaccatgcacatttccaggtctatatttatattctggaatTCTACCTGTATAAATATGCATGAtatacagttcaaaaaactacttatttatcctatactggctctttatgcagcccctcagttcagcctctgtctgaaacagccCCTCGACAGACTTCCAGCAGCTTgggaggctatgtaaacaaacagcagtagtaggatttcacttctttttctggttctttactcaaaatggaaacttctcaaatacatctgtacatgttcaagctgaAAGTcgatccaaaatatgtgagtcGACAAGGCAAACTATCCATGAAACACCTGAAAACCTGAAAACACCAAACCTGAGCAACAacattagcaacaaaggctacagaacattTGTGCCATTTGTGGGCATTCGCTAatgatctgatgtcatcacaacgaggaagtagaggtaaaaAGAGTGATCAGAGCGCGCTGAaacctgggcttttgacttgcagggagcatttttacatatgtccACCTCAAAGTTTTGAACCTTTGACCGTGTTTAACAGAagtctctttcacacatagatctgggataacctttcaggcaccactagtgattttcactattcacacatgcagctacattcagatacatacacacataccatGGCAATGCTGGAATAGATGGGCCAAGGGACAGTGCAGCAGATGACAGTCatgcaacacttatggatgccaaTTATCATAAAACtcaatagaagaagaagatggggcAAGGCGTGTCCAGTTTTCAGCCATTTTTGAAAAAAGGAGCTTGTATTGTACAAAAGAACTTGTATTGCTTGTTAGTTATCAAATCGCCCACGAAAACATTGGCAAGGCAACTGTAAACAAGTCACGCATTCAAATACGTCATCATCAGAGTCTTATGATTG includes:
- the LOC137184690 gene encoding cytosolic sulfotransferase 2-like, with amino-acid sequence MALPPRPTLFDFHGVSMTKYFTDNWDNVQNFKARPDDILLATYPKAGNTWVSYVLDLLYFSQMSSERQESVSLHERVPFLELQMPGFPSGVDELNKLTTSPRIIKTHLPVQFIPKSFWEQNSKIIYVARNAKDSAVSYFHFDRMNKVQPEPGDWNSFLQRFIEGQMVFGSWYEHVRVWWEKKKTSSNILYLFYEDLIEDTERELSRLCSFLGLSPSEELKKQVIEKVLFDNMKKNKMVNGSNDEVFDFKISPFMRKGKVGDWRNHFTVEQNEQFDEDYEKKMKNTDLEFRTVV
- the LOC137184691 gene encoding cytosolic sulfotransferase 2-like, with protein sequence MELPPRPTLFDFHGVSMTKYFTDNWDNIQNFKARPDDILIATYPKAGTTWVSYILDLLYFGQMCPEHQASSPIHQRVPFLEISIPGLQSGKDLADQLPTTPRLIKTHLPVQFVPKSFWEQNNKIVYVARNAKDCAVSYYHFGRMNSLQPEPGDWSTFLQDFMEGKMVFGPWYDHVNNWWEKKQTHTKLHYMFYEDLIEDSGREIDRLCSFLGLSPSAEEKERVMTGVKFDTMKENKMNNYSTVEFMNHKVSPFMRKGKVGDWKNHFTVAQNELFDEDYKQKMKNPTLQFRTNV